Below is a genomic region from Verrucomicrobiales bacterium.
GAGGAGCAATTTTTCTTACTGTTCTCGCTTTCAACTTCCTCGGCGATGGTCTAAGAGACGCCGCTGATGCTAAGGGCAACTGACCGCTCAGAGGCCTCGCGACGCGACATCAACTCGGAATGCAATCGAACCAAAGCCAGTCTGCACAATCAGGAGCACCCAAGCTGCTGGAAATCCGAAATCTCGAACTCGACTTCCTCAAGGATGGCCGAGCCTTGAGGGCGGTGGATGGGGTCTCTCTCAGCCTGGAAGCCGGCGAGACGCTTTGTTTAGTGGGGGAGAGCGGCTGTGGCAAGAGCGTCACCGCGCTCTCGATCGCGCGCCTGGTGCCCTCGCCTCCCGCCAGGTACACCGCCGGTGAGATTTGGCTGAACGGGCAGGATGTGCTGAAGATGTTGCCCAGCCAGCTCCGTCAGATTCGCGGGGGAATTGTTAGTTACATTTTTCAAGAACCAGGCAGCTCGCTGAACCCTGTCTTCCGGGTCGGCAACCAGATTCTTGAGTCGCTGAAGCTGCATCGGCCGGAGGCCGCCAATGAGGAGGAGCTGGTGCGTCTGCTCAAGCTGGTGGGAATTCCAGCACCGGAGTCGAGATTGCGAGACTACCCGCATCAGCTCTCGGGCGGAATGCAGCAGCGCATCATGATCGCCATGGCCCTCGCAAGCCATCCTCGACTCCTGATCGCCGACGAGCCCACCACCGCCCTGGATGTCACCATCCAGGCGCAGATCATCGAACTGCTCAAGGATCTCAAGCGGCAGATCGGAATGAGCATGGTGCTTATTACCCACAATCTGGGCATTGTGGGCGATCTGGCCGATCGGGTGGCGGTGATGTATGCCGGGCAGGTCGTCGAACTGGCGGACGCCCAAGACCTGCTTCAGCGCCCACTTCACCCCTATACCAGGGCTCTGATGAACTCGATCCCGAAGCTGCAAGGCCAACAAACCCGCCTCCAGGCCATTCCGGGTAACGTGCCCAATCTGGGCAACTTCCCCTCCGGCTGCCGCTTTCATCCCCGCTGCCCGCTGGCGGCCAAAGAGTGCGCCGCCCACGCCCAGCCGCTGATCGAGGTTGAACCGCGTCACTGGGTGCGCTGCCCCTATACCAAACCATGAGCCTACTCGACGTCCGAGACCTCAAAGTCCATTTCCCGGTTCGCCAAGGGCTGTTCAGCCGAGTGAAAAGTTTCGTTCGCGCCGTGGACGGAGTTAGCTTCGAGGTTCAGCCGGGAGAAACCGTGGGGTTGGTTGGGGAAAGCGGCTGTGGAAAAACGACCCTCGGTCGCGCCATCATCCGGCTGATCGAGCCCACCGCGGGCCAGGTGCTGTTCGACGGCCAAGACCTAACCCAGCTTCGGGGGGAACCGCTCCGGCAAAAGCGGCGCCACATCCAGATGATCTTTCAAGATCCGTATGGATCACTGAATCCGCGCATGACCGTCGGGGAAATCGTGGGCGAAGCCCTCGATGTGCATCGCCTCACGAAGTCCGCGAGCGAGCGCCGTCTGAGAATCGAGGAGCTGCTGCAACAGGTCGGGCTTGATCGGGCACACGTCACGCGCTACCCACACGAGTTCAGCGGAGGCCAACGACAACGGATCGGCATCGCACGCGCTCTGGCTGTGGAGCCGCGGCTCATCGTGTGCGATGAACCCGTCAGTGCCCTTGATGTGTCGGTTCAAGCGCAGGTGATCAACCTGCTCCAAGATCTGCAGCGTCAGCTGGGGGTCGCTTATCTGTTCGTGGCCCACGACCTCGCAGTGGTGGAGCACATCAGCCAGCGAATTCTGGTGATGTATCTGGGGCGCGTGGTGGAGTCGGCGCCCTCCCGCAGGTTGATCAGCACACCTCTGCACCCCTACACCCAGGCGCTCATCTCGGCGGTCCCCGAAGTGAATCCCTCCCATAAGCAGCAGCGCATCATTCTCACCGGGGACGTTCCGTCACCCATCAATCCGCCGCCAGGATGCCCCTTTCACCCGCGCTGCCCCGTCGCCGAGGCCCGCTGCCGCACCGAAGTTCCCGCCCTCCGCGAACTCTCGCCCGGCCACTGGGCCGCTTGCCATTTGGCCAAATAATCGCCCTCCCGCGCAGCCTCCCGCAACAATGGGGTTGAGAATTCGCCGGCCGTGCGGTATGCAATAGGCAGGTGGCAAAATCAAAGATAGCCCGCCCCTCCCGTCCTCTGCGCGAGCGGCTGTTTCTTCGAGGGCGCCTGACGCCCGCAGGCTCCACCCTGCTGGCTGCCATTCTCTTTACGGGCATCATTGCCTTCGATACTGAAAGCTCCCTCTCCTACCAGACGTTTGCCTTCCTGGCCTGTCTGCTCCTGTTCGCTCTGCTAGGCAGTCTCTTTTTTAAGGATCAGTTCCAGATCGAGCGCAGTCTGCCCCGGTTCGGGACCGTGGGCGAGCCGCTGCGTTACACCCTCGATATCCATAACCAATCCAGCAGAGTTCAATCGGGATTGACCCTGCTCGAGACCTTAAAAGAGTCGATCCTGCCCATCCCGAGTGCAGGCGCCCGCCCTCGCCGAAACCTACGATCGTTCCGGCTCGCCGCCCCCCGCCGGAAAACTCCGCCGGCGCTCGTGCCCGAAACCGCGCTACCTCCCCTGCTTCCGCGCGATTCCGCTCAGGTCTCCCTTCAGCTAATACCTCTTCGCCGGGGCCCCATCCAATTCGGGACGACCCGCATCAGCCGGACGGATCCGTTTGGTCTTATTCGCGCCTTCGTTGCTCTAGAGAGGCCACAGCGCTTGCTCATCCTGCCCAAGCGATATCCCGTCCCGAACCTGCACCTTCCGGGCAAGGAGGAATATCAGCCAGGCGGAGTGACCCAGGCATCGGCCGTGGGGCAATCGGAGGAGTTTGTCTCCCTGCGCGACTACCGCCGGGGGGATCCGCTCAGACACATTCATTGGAGGAGCTGGGCGAAGACCGGCGAGCCCATCGTCAAGGAGTTTGAGGACGAATATTTCGTTCGGCATGGCCTCATTCTCGACACCTTCGATGATCACGACGATTCCGACATCTTCGAGGAAGCCGTCGCGCTCGCCGCGTCCTTTGCCTGCAACCTCCGGACCCAGGAGTCGCTGCTCGACCTGATGTTCGTGGGCGTCCAGGCCTTTTGCTTCAGCGTTGGACGAGGCGTTGGGCACAATGAACAATTGCTAGAAATTCTGGCCTGCGCCGAGCCGTCGGAAGAGAAGGAGTTCCAGCAACTGCATGACCTGACGATGAACCACGCCGGCCAGCTGGCCGCCTGCGTCTGCATCTTCCTCAAATGGGATGCGCGTCGTCACGAACTGGTGCGACAGCTGCTCAGCCTGAGCCTGCCCATCCAGGTGTTTATCCTCAGCCATACCGACCGCAAGCGGCCCATCGAGCCCGGCCCGCTCGCCGCTCATCCCGAATGCTTTCACGTGCTGGAGGTAGGGCGAATCGCGGAGGGACTTGCCCGGCTGTAGCGGGTCTATTGTGTATGGGTGCCATTCCTAAAGGCCTGCTGGGTGCCGTGATCCTGTTCTGGGGATATCAGACCCGATTGCTCCCGCTGGCCATCCCCCTCGCCTTGCTGCTGGAAGTCGCAAACTTCTCAAGAATCCGCTGGGATTTCACCACCTCAGACTTTCAACGTCTCTGGAATGGGTGCCTCGTGCTGCTGCTCAGCGCGGTGGTCTTCTCCGTGGGGTACAGCCGCACACTGCTGGAGGCCTCCGCCGGCTCCACCCCAGCCGATCGGACATGGAATGAGACCATGCCGCTGGCTACCCGCTGGGCGTTGCTGTTCTTCCAGTGGCAGCCCCTCGTGTTCGCCCCGTTTGTGCTAGCGGTCGCATACGGCCGCCAGGCTTCGATCCCTTCCACCGTGTTCGCCTGGCTGACGCGACGCCAGACCCGCCTTCCCGCCGCCAGCCGATTGCCCGAGCCTCCCCGCCAGATCGCGGTGGCTCCGCTCTATTTCGCGCTGGTGCTGGTGGCGGCCAGCACGACCAATCGTCGCGGCTGGGTATTCTTCAGTGGCATTGTCGTCCTGACCGCTTGGGCGCTCTGGAGCCTGCGATCACAGCGCCTTTCAAGACCAGCCTGGATCGCAGTCTTCGGGCTCGCCACGCTCCTGGGCTTCGGAGGACACCTCGGGCTTAACGCGCTCCAGCGAATGCTGGTTGGCTTGGAAGCCAACTGGCTACAGCGCTTCGCCCAGAGCCGGGTGGATGCCTTGGAGTCACGCACCTCGATTGGGTCCATCGGACGCCTGAAACTGTCCGGGAAGATTGTGCTGCGGGTTAACGCGACCAATGACATGCCGCCAGACCTGCTCCGAGAGGCCAGCTATGACACCTTCAACTACTCCAGCTGGACCGTGGGCGGATCGAATCGCAAAGCCAGCCTGGATTGGAAACCCGTGTCAGCCGAGCAATCCATGAGTGCCTGGCGTGTCGTGCCCGAAGGATCCGTCTCCGAGCGAGCCAATGTCCGGATCGCCCGGTTCCTGCGCGGCGGTTCGGGCCTCCTGCCCCTGCCGCTGGGCACGACCCGAATCGAAAACCTGCCCGCCGGCATGCTCTCCAAGAACAACTTCGGCGGCATTCAAGTCAAGGATGCGTCTTCCCTCATCAGTTTTAACGCTTACTACGCCCTGCAATCCACTTCCGACCGCGCGGCCGATGATGATCGGGACCTGGCCATTCCGGCCAACGAACGTGCGATCATCGAGCAGCTAGCGGCTCAGCTTCGGTTGGCCGAGAAGGCTCAGGAGCAGCCCAAGGAAGCCATGCGGGCGGTCTATTCCTACTTTCGAAACCGGTTCCGCTACACCACCTACCAGGAGGCCGCACCATCGAAGCTTCCCGAGATGACGCCCTTGGGAAACTTCCTGACCGTCACACGCGCCGGACATTGTGAATACTTTGCCACGGCCACAACCCTGCTGCTCCGCGCCGCTGGTCTCAAAACTCGTTACGCCGTGGGTTACTCCGTGCAGGAGTCGGCTGGAAACGGCAACTACCTGGTCCGGGAGCGGCATGCCCACGCTTGGTGCATGGTATGGCTGAAGGACTCACAGAGTTGGACCGACTTTGACACGACGCCCCCAAGCTGGAACCAACTGGAGGCGGACAACGCCTCGTCGTGGGAACCGATGACCGATTTCGGATCCCGATTGTGGTTCGAGTATGCGCAATGGAAAGCCGGGCGGTCGGAGCTTTCCAAATATGCTGTCTATGGGCTGAGCGGCCTCTTCGGTGTGTTCGTGCTTCGCGTTTTCTCCAAAACAAAACGAGGCATCAAGGATCGGAGCACCAAGGCGGCCCATCTCCGCGTTCAACGCCTGGGCGAGGATTCCGAGTTCTTCCTGATCGAAAAGCTGCTGCAGCGACGTGGATTGGTCCGATCGCGGGACGAGACGGCTCAAGCCTGGATTGAGCGAATTCTCCCTCACTTGGGTAGCCAAGCGCAGTCCTTGCCCAGCATTTTGCGACTCCACTACCGTCTTCGCTTCGATCCGAATGGACTGACCGAGAGCGAACGAAGAGCGTTAAAGGAACAGGTCGAAGCGTGGCTCAAGCCAACGCGGATGTGAAGAGAAGTAGGTGAGGCTTGAAAGCGAATCCTCACCAAGGCCGGGAGAAACTCATTCACCTGACGCCGAAGTCTATCTCCAGTCTTGCACAACTCCTTCCCCCTGGCGTAAGACGGGAGGCGAGATTCCTGTACGACATGCAAACCATCACTCTACCTGGGACCCCGTTGAAGGTGCTGAAGCTCCAACGCCACTGGCTCGTGTTGCTTCCCCTCGTGTGCCTCTATCTGCTCAACTCGGGTCTGAAGGCGCAAAACGCCATCGCTCCGCTCGAACTCAAGGATGGAGATCGAGTCGCTTTCGTTGGCGATACGCTCATCGAACGCGAGGGCACCGTCGGGTTGCTTGAGCATCGGCTGACCACGGCCTTCCCCAACCGCAATGTCCTCTTCAGGAACCTGGGCTGGAGCGCCGATTTGCCCAGCGGCAGGTCACGCGCGAGTTTTGACTGGCATCGCGGGGAGGAGCATTGGTTCACCAATCTTCTAGGGCAGATCGCAGCCGTCAAACCCACCGTGGTGTTCTTGGGATACGGAATGGCGGCATCGTTTGATGGTCCGAGCGGCATTGACGCATTCTCTAAAAACATGCGTCGCCTGGTCCAAAGCATTCAAAAGCAAGCGCAGCCCGCGCAGGTGCGCTTCGCCATTGCCAGTCCCATCCGCCACGAAGACTTGGGCAGCCCACTCCCCGACCCCAACCAGCACAACCAGTCCTTGACCTTGTACCGCGACGCCCTGCGCTCGCTGGCCAACGAAGTGGGAGCAACGTTTGTGGATTGGTTTGCCGATACGGCCCCGACCAGCGGCCCCAAGGAGTCCCCCGCTCTGACCGATAACGGCATCCACCTGAATGAGCAGGGTTACCGTCGCCTCGCCGAATCGCTCGGACGACACTTCCCCTGCCCCCCGCCCGCCTGGCAGCTCTCGCTGTCGCGCGACGGCAAGACCTCGGCTGATCACCGCGGGGTCGCCATCAACGACTTTCAACGCTCTCGCGGCAGCCTCCGGTTTCAAGTGACCCCCAATCAGGTGCTCATGCCCGGGGCCGCCGGATCAGACTTACCAGCCCAACCGTCGGCCAGCCACGCGCTGGTTCAGGTGAAAGGACTCAGATCGGGCAACTACGTGCTCAAGATCGATGGCCGCGAGGTGCTCGCTGGATCCCACGCCGCCTGGGAGAAGGGTCTCGCTCTGGATCGGGGTCCGCTACTCGAGGCGGCACATGAACTGCATCAGACCATCTTGAAAAAGAACGAGCTGTTCTTCCATCGCTGGCGACCGCAGAACAGCACTTACTTGTTCCTGTTCCGCAAGGGCGAGCAGGGGCGCAACGCGGGGGAGATCCCCCAGTTCGATCCCCTGATCGCGGAGCAGGAAGCCCGCATCGCCAAGCTGCGCCAGCCCGGCACTCACCTCTTCGAGCTGCTGCCCGTGGCCAAGGATCATGTCGTCGGCAAACCTGCCGCGCCGGCACCCACCAAGACCGGCCATCCAGAGACATTCAGCCAGCCGACCCCCACCTTCGAGGTAGCTCCCGGTTACGAGGTCAACCTCTATGCGGAGAATCCGAAACTCTTCAAGCCGATCCACATGAACTTCGACTCCCGAGGGCGGCTGTGGGTGGCCAGCTCCTCGGTGTATCCTCAGATCAAGCCCGGCCAGACCGCCGACGACGCGATCATCGTGCTGGAAGACACCAACGGGGACGGCAAGGCCGAAACTTCCAGCGTCTTCGCAGATGGTCTCCTCATCCCCACCGGCGTCGAGCCGGGGGACGGAGGAGTGTATGTGGGGCAGAGCACCGAGCTGTTGCACTTCAAGGACACCAATGGGGACGGAAAGGCCGATGTCCGTCGCACCATCCTGTCCGGGTTCGGAACCGAGGACACCCACCACATCATCCACACTCTCCACTGGGGCATGGACGGTCAGATGTACATGAATCAGTCGATCTACATCCACACCCACACCGAAACGCCCAACGGGGTGGTTCGATTGAACAGCGGCGGCATCTTGAACCTCCGTCCGTCCACGCTGGAGCTGGGCATCCACATGAAGGGTTTGGTGAACACTTGGGGCCATCAGTTTGACATGTTCGGACAATCGTTTGCCACCGACGGAGCCGGCGGAGAAGGCATCAACTACATTGTCCCTCAGGCAATGTACGTGACGTATGCCGGGGCACGACGGATCCTGGGCAGCGTCAGCCCGGGCACGTATCCCAAGTTCTGTGGTCTGGAGGTCCTCTACAGCCCGTTGTTTCCCGAAGACTGGCAGGGCAGCATGATCACCTGCGATTTCCGGGCCCATCGCGTCGTGCGCTTTAGCATGCGCGAGCAAGGTTCAGCCTATGTCACCCAGGAAATGCCGGAGATCCTCCGCAGCCAGGATGCCCACTTCCGTCCGATCGATGTGAAGATGGGGCCGGATGGCGCTCTCTACATCGCCGACTGGTCGAACCCGATTATTCAGCACGGAGAGGTCGACTTTCGTGATCCCCGCCGGGACAAGGAGCATGGGCGCATCTGGCGCGTGACTCCGAAGGGGAAAACCCCAATGCCTATTCAAGATCTGACCCGAGTCTCCACGGAACAGTTGCTGGGCAATCTGTTGAGTCCCTCCGGATACCACCGGGAAAAGTCGCGCCGGGTGCTGACGGAGCGGGGCGTGGCAGTTCAGGGAGCGCTCAACGCCTGGACCAGCCGTCAGACCGACGAGCGCGCGCTGCTCGAATCACTTTGGCTGCATCAGGCGCTGGATGTGGTGAACGCTCCGTTGCTGCAACGGTTGCTCAGCGCTACCGACGGCAGGGTCCGCGCCGCCGCCGTGCGGGTGTTGAGCTTCTGGCGTCATCGAATCAACTCGGAGACGCTGGTGGCGGAAAACCGTCGGCAGCGCTTTGCGACGCCGGGCGAGTTGACCCCGGCGCAAGCGGAGCCGGTCCTCAAGGCGTTGGCAGCGCGGGTCCAGGACGAGCATCCTCGAGTGCGCCTGGAGGCGCTGCGAGCCCTGGCGAAGTTTCCCACCGCCCAAGCCGCCGAACTGGCTCTGTCGGTGCTCAACAAACCGATGGATCCTCACCTGGAGTACACACTCTGGCTCACGATCAACGATCTCGCTGAACCGTTTTTGGCCGCCTTAAAAGCCGGCCAATGGCAGGTGGCCGGCCGTGAGAAACAGCTCGAGTTCGCCCTCAAATCCATCGAGCCTGCTCAGGCCGGCGCGGTGTTGAGCCAGATTTTGGAACAACAGCCGCTCGACCGGGAAGGCTCAGGCAACTGGATCGAAATCCTCGGCCAGGCGGCCCGACCGAATGAGCTGCGTAAACTCTATAACCAAGTGTTGTCGGGGGGATTCACCGACGCTGCCGCGACGAGGGCGATCGCTTCATTGGATCAAGCCGCCCGGCTCAGAAACACGCGCCCCTCAGGCGATCTTTCCTCCCTGCCCGACCTTTTTCATCATGCGCATGAACCCCTTCAAGTGGCTGCGGTTCGCTTGGCCGGCGCTTGGAAGAGTCTAGGCCAGCGCACACGGGAACTTTCCAAGCTCGCAACCGCGCCCACCAGCAGCCCGGCGCTCCGCAACGCGGTGTTCGAGACGCTTCGCAACATCGGCGGACAGCCCGCAGTGGAGGCGTTGCTCCCGCTGAGCAAGCCGGAGATCGCTCTGGATGTGCGACGCGCAGCAGTGGTCGCCCTCGCGGCGGTGGATCTCAAGGCCGCTGCCGACCCCGCGGTTCAGACAGCGCTCCAGCTCACCGCGGAGCCGGAGTCGCTCGCCTTCTGGCGTGCCTTGCTCAACATCAAAGGCTCCGCTCCGATTCTCACGCGAACCCTGCCCAAGAGCGGCATCCCCGCCGTAGTCGCGAAGGCCGGCCTGCGGGCCGCCCGCGAAAGCGGACGCAATGAACCGGACCTGATCCTGGCCCTCACCCG
It encodes:
- a CDS encoding DUF58 domain-containing protein encodes the protein MAKSKIARPSRPLRERLFLRGRLTPAGSTLLAAILFTGIIAFDTESSLSYQTFAFLACLLLFALLGSLFFKDQFQIERSLPRFGTVGEPLRYTLDIHNQSSRVQSGLTLLETLKESILPIPSAGARPRRNLRSFRLAAPRRKTPPALVPETALPPLLPRDSAQVSLQLIPLRRGPIQFGTTRISRTDPFGLIRAFVALERPQRLLILPKRYPVPNLHLPGKEEYQPGGVTQASAVGQSEEFVSLRDYRRGDPLRHIHWRSWAKTGEPIVKEFEDEYFVRHGLILDTFDDHDDSDIFEEAVALAASFACNLRTQESLLDLMFVGVQAFCFSVGRGVGHNEQLLEILACAEPSEEKEFQQLHDLTMNHAGQLAACVCIFLKWDARRHELVRQLLSLSLPIQVFILSHTDRKRPIEPGPLAAHPECFHVLEVGRIAEGLARL
- a CDS encoding dipeptide ABC transporter ATP-binding protein, whose protein sequence is MSLLDVRDLKVHFPVRQGLFSRVKSFVRAVDGVSFEVQPGETVGLVGESGCGKTTLGRAIIRLIEPTAGQVLFDGQDLTQLRGEPLRQKRRHIQMIFQDPYGSLNPRMTVGEIVGEALDVHRLTKSASERRLRIEELLQQVGLDRAHVTRYPHEFSGGQRQRIGIARALAVEPRLIVCDEPVSALDVSVQAQVINLLQDLQRQLGVAYLFVAHDLAVVEHISQRILVMYLGRVVESAPSRRLISTPLHPYTQALISAVPEVNPSHKQQRIILTGDVPSPINPPPGCPFHPRCPVAEARCRTEVPALRELSPGHWAACHLAK
- a CDS encoding transglutaminase domain-containing protein, encoding MGAIPKGLLGAVILFWGYQTRLLPLAIPLALLLEVANFSRIRWDFTTSDFQRLWNGCLVLLLSAVVFSVGYSRTLLEASAGSTPADRTWNETMPLATRWALLFFQWQPLVFAPFVLAVAYGRQASIPSTVFAWLTRRQTRLPAASRLPEPPRQIAVAPLYFALVLVAASTTNRRGWVFFSGIVVLTAWALWSLRSQRLSRPAWIAVFGLATLLGFGGHLGLNALQRMLVGLEANWLQRFAQSRVDALESRTSIGSIGRLKLSGKIVLRVNATNDMPPDLLREASYDTFNYSSWTVGGSNRKASLDWKPVSAEQSMSAWRVVPEGSVSERANVRIARFLRGGSGLLPLPLGTTRIENLPAGMLSKNNFGGIQVKDASSLISFNAYYALQSTSDRAADDDRDLAIPANERAIIEQLAAQLRLAEKAQEQPKEAMRAVYSYFRNRFRYTTYQEAAPSKLPEMTPLGNFLTVTRAGHCEYFATATTLLLRAAGLKTRYAVGYSVQESAGNGNYLVRERHAHAWCMVWLKDSQSWTDFDTTPPSWNQLEADNASSWEPMTDFGSRLWFEYAQWKAGRSELSKYAVYGLSGLFGVFVLRVFSKTKRGIKDRSTKAAHLRVQRLGEDSEFFLIEKLLQRRGLVRSRDETAQAWIERILPHLGSQAQSLPSILRLHYRLRFDPNGLTESERRALKEQVEAWLKPTRM
- a CDS encoding ABC transporter ATP-binding protein; the encoded protein is MQSNQSQSAQSGAPKLLEIRNLELDFLKDGRALRAVDGVSLSLEAGETLCLVGESGCGKSVTALSIARLVPSPPARYTAGEIWLNGQDVLKMLPSQLRQIRGGIVSYIFQEPGSSLNPVFRVGNQILESLKLHRPEAANEEELVRLLKLVGIPAPESRLRDYPHQLSGGMQQRIMIAMALASHPRLLIADEPTTALDVTIQAQIIELLKDLKRQIGMSMVLITHNLGIVGDLADRVAVMYAGQVVELADAQDLLQRPLHPYTRALMNSIPKLQGQQTRLQAIPGNVPNLGNFPSGCRFHPRCPLAAKECAAHAQPLIEVEPRHWVRCPYTKP